The genomic stretch ATACCATAGGAAGCTTCCTGTCAGTGCTTTTTAATGCCTTCTTTTTGTTATCTACTGTTGTCAGCATAACCTGCCTATACTATAATGGAACAGAGATATTTCGCATGCGAAGTATCCCCTGTGCATTAACCTTTGCTCAGCGTTATTAATGAGGGAGTCCTTTGTGCCGCTAGCTGGCGGCACCACGAACGAATACCAGGGTATCTGGGGGGGCTGGTCCGGAAGCGACATTAAGCCGAGCGGCTAAGCCACCTTAGCGACAGCGAGGGCGGAGGCGGGCCGGAGGGCAGGACGCCCGGAGCCGGCCACGGACATGGACGTCCGATTGGCCGGGAAGTCCGCCGAAGCCCGAGATGGAGCGCTAGGTGGGTCCGCGCAGGATTACGGAGCGGAGGGCCAGCCCCCAGGTTGGAAGTAAGTTATTTTCTGAAAGGGAAAGGTAGCTTAGGAGGGGCGATTAGTTTGCACAATCAGGATGAGCGCCTACGGCAGGCGGTGCGAATCCGGGAATTGCTACAGCGTATCCGGCAATTGAGCCGAGATATCCTTGCCGTCTACCTTGATCCTTATGGTCTTACTGTTCCCCAATTTATGGTGCTAGGAGAGCTGGTCCAGGACCCAGGCCTAACCTTGTCCCAGCTGGCCTCGCGGTTAGGGATGGCCAGGAGTACTATTTCGGGTATAGTGGATCGGCTAGAGGCGCAAGG from Clostridia bacterium encodes the following:
- a CDS encoding MarR family transcriptional regulator, with product MHNQDERLRQAVRIRELLQRIRQLSRDILAVYLDPYGLTVPQFMVLGELVQDPGLTLSQLASRLGMARSTISGIVDRLEAQGLLTRERDSQDRRTIHLELGKGMKDLSSKVLAIHKQYMHDLASRLSAEEIESIITALEILKEVLTSNLAQIKRES